The following proteins are encoded in a genomic region of Candidatus Paceibacterota bacterium:
- the dnaN gene encoding DNA polymerase III subunit beta, translating into MRAVCEKKYLQNALILSEKIAGKNNTLPILNAVLLATEKKSIIFSSTNLEIGLKISIPAKIEKEGVVAVSAKLFSSFVSSFNENEEMIIDTVNNNLVLSTKNSSTTIKGYNPSDFPILPKISEKKSFIVSAFDFVLGLRSVFYSSSLSETKPEINSVYIYSSSKTPLTFVATDSFRLAEKKIPYNLNDFSNFLIPYRNVIEILKIFENQEGDLTIKTDDNNLNISSKNIELTSRLTDGTFLDYKQIIPNNFINTAQVNKKRFIDAIKTSSLFSGKLNEVKIKIYKNESFLEIQTSNPDFGENTINIPAKTEGEDLVMVFNYKYLIDSIQSFKTEDLFFKFSGEGKPLLITGFGDNSFVYLVMPMKDI; encoded by the coding sequence ATGCGTGCTGTTTGTGAAAAAAAATATCTTCAAAATGCTTTAATACTAAGCGAAAAAATAGCCGGTAAAAACAACACCTTACCGATATTAAACGCGGTGCTTTTGGCGACCGAAAAAAAATCAATAATTTTTTCGAGTACTAATTTGGAAATAGGCCTTAAAATATCAATTCCGGCAAAAATTGAAAAAGAGGGGGTTGTGGCTGTTTCGGCAAAACTTTTTTCATCTTTTGTTTCTTCTTTTAATGAAAACGAAGAAATGATCATTGATACCGTAAATAATAACCTTGTTTTATCGACAAAAAACAGCTCAACAACCATAAAAGGATATAATCCGAGCGACTTTCCTATTTTGCCAAAAATAAGCGAAAAGAAATCTTTTATTGTTTCTGCTTTTGATTTTGTTTTGGGTTTAAGGTCTGTTTTTTATTCTTCTTCTCTTTCTGAGACAAAACCGGAGATAAACAGTGTTTATATTTATTCTTCTTCAAAAACACCATTAACTTTCGTGGCAACCGATTCATTCAGGCTTGCGGAGAAAAAAATACCTTATAATTTAAACGATTTCTCTAATTTTTTAATCCCTTATAGAAATGTCATTGAAATACTTAAAATTTTTGAAAATCAGGAAGGAGATTTAACCATAAAAACAGATGACAACAACCTGAATATTTCTTCAAAAAACATAGAGCTCACCTCAAGATTAACAGACGGGACATTCCTTGATTACAAACAAATAATACCGAATAATTTTATAAACACAGCCCAGGTCAATAAAAAAAGATTTATAGACGCGATAAAAACATCATCTCTTTTTTCCGGAAAACTCAACGAAGTTAAGATAAAAATATATAAAAACGAAAGTTTTTTGGAGATACAAACCTCTAACCCGGATTTTGGGGAAAACACCATAAACATACCGGCTAAAACCGAAGGAGAAGATTTAGTGATGGTTTTTAACTATAAATATCTTATTGATTCAATTCAGTCTTTTAAAACAGAG